acagcgaattccacagatttacgtccacttgagagaagaaattcctcttcacctcagttttacatgggtggcctcttactctaagattatgccccctagttctagttcaccaccccccccctctattggtggaaacatcctctctgcatccacattgtcaagccccctcataatattatatattttgataagatcacctctcattcttctgaattctgatgagtagaggcccaacctcctcaacctttcctcataagtcaaccttctcatttccggaatcaaccgagtgaaccttctctgaattgcctccaaagcaagtatatcctttcagaaatatgaaacccaaaactgcacgcagtattccaagtgtggccttaccaataccctgtataactgtagaaagacttccctgcttttatactctatctcctttgcaataaaggccaagattccattggccttcctcattacttttgtgtttcatgtacaaatacccccaggtcccgctgtactgcagcactttttgcaatctttctccatttaaataataacttgctctttgattttttttctgcctcacacttttcaacattatactccatctgtcaaatttttacccAGTCTTAACctattgcagattatttgtgtcctcctcacaaattgcttttcctcccatctttgtatcgtcagcaaacatggctacgaaacactcggtcccttcttccaatatagattgtaaatagttggggtcccagcactgatccctgtggcatcccactagttactgattgccaacccgagaatgaaacatttatcccgactctctgttttctgttagttagccaatcctccatccatgctaacatattacccccaacctcttgaacttgtatcttgtgcagtaaccttttatgtggcattttatcaaatgccttcaggaagtccaaatacacaacatccactttatccaccctgttcattacatcctcaaagaattccaacaaatttgtcaaacatgacttccctgtcaaaaatccatgctaactctgcctgactgaattatgcttttccaaatgtcctgctactgattctttactaatggactccaacatttttcaaaCCACAGatctaaggctaactggtctatagtttcctgctttttgtctgcctcctttttcatcaAGTGTGATTCTCAGGCCCCGAGTCAGAGCCGCCGGGCCCACTCCTTTCGAAGGTGCTGAcccctggctgggttctgttctaaactcactggttccccctccctctcctcccctgaaggtgctgaccctggctgggttcagttctacactcactggttcccctccctctgctcccctgaaggtactgactctggctgggttcagttctacactgactggttcccctcccctgaagatgctgactctggctgggttcagttctatactcactggttcccctcccctgaaggtactgactctggctgggttcagttctacactgactggttcccctcccctgaaggtgctgactctggctgggttcagttctatactcactggttcccctcccctgaaggtgctgactctgtctgggttcagttctacactcactggctcccctccctcacctcccctgaaggtactgactctggctgggttcagttctacactcactggctcccctccctcacctcccctgaaggtactgactctggctgggtacagttctacactcactggttcctctccctcacctcccctgaaggtgctgactctgtctgggttcagttctacactcactggctcccctccctcacctcccctgaaggtactgactctggctgggtacagttctacactcactggttcctctccctcacctcccctgaaggtgctgactctggctgggttcagttcgacactctctggttcccctcccattcttttcaaaggtgctgaatctggctggcttttgttctaccctcactggttcccctccctctccctacaTTGAAGTTGCTGACTGAAGATGCATTCAGTTCtgtactcactggttcctctctcctccccagaaagtgctgaatctggctgggttcagttcaacactcactagtTGCTCCCCTCCCCAGAACGTGCTGattctgcccccacccccacccccatcccccccgggCATCGGCGAGTGCGGCTCTCGGCCCCGGGCAACGGCGAGTGGGGCTCTCGGGCCCCCGGGCAACGGCGAGTGCGGCTCTCTGGCCCCCGGGCAACGGCGAGTGCGGCCCCCGGGCAACGGCGAGTGCGACTCTCGGGCCCCCGGGCAACGGCGAGTGCGGCCCTCGGGCCCCCGGGCAACGGCGAGTGCGACTCTCGGGCCCCCGGGCAAcggcgagtgcggctctcggggccccgggcaacggcgagtccgactctcgggcccccggGCAACGGcgagcgcggctctcgggcccccgGGCAAcggcgagtgcggctctcggggccccgggcaacggcgagtccgactctcgggcccccggGCAACGGcgagcgcggctctcgggcccccgGGCAACGGCGAGTGCGGCTCTCGAGCCCTGAGTCAGAGCTGCTGGGCCCGGCATCAGCAACCCCCAggggcagcccctcccccacaccaggtaaacaacaacttgcatttatacagcaggcccagcaattcccagccgctctgtatcatggtgggcgctggatgtggaagtcactcactggcctcctgtgtgggtctgtttgttgcatcagtttgagctggatggagaggggggagaagctgctgggtttcacccccagtacttctgggcccagtgggaccaacaatttcccatgtgggcctgtcgagggaggtgggttccctgccctgaaggacagcagtgacccagatgtgtttttacgacaatctggcagctttcatggtcacttttttcgagtgccggccccacaaatgaccagattcattaagctcaatttcacaacctgcctttgtgtttttgtgggttctctctcacactcactttttcCTGTTTCAAATTCACTTTACAggctgttaaaaggggaggatttgtagactggaagctcaaaccaaacatcaccaagatctgacagtcactcgatccatcgggactggaatatcatcagcttttgaccatggaagcagaaggcaccgttcacagtggggaggaatggtacacgtgctctgtgtgtggacaaggcttcagccaatcatccaaactggagagacacaagcgcagtcacactggggagaaaccgtgtaaatgtgcggattgtgggaaatgtttcaactacccgtgccagctggaaacacatcggcgaggtcacactggggagaggccgttcagctgctccgagtgtgggaagggattcactcagtcatcccacctgctgacacaccagcgagttcacaccggggagagaccgttcacctgctccgactgtgggaagggattcacgacatcatccaacctgctgacacaccagcgaggtcacactggggagagaccgttcacctgctctgagtgtgggaagggattcattacatcatcccacctgctgcaaCACCAactagttcacactggggagagacctttcaaatgttctgactgtgagaaaagttttaaaagcaaagagcacctgctgatacaccagcgacttcacactggggagagaccattcacctgcttcgACTGTGGAAAGAGATTTAGTCGGTCATCCCACGTGCTGAGACACCGCCGAATTCATAAATAACTGCAGGGTTTAGATTCTGCTGACATTACTGCCGTcaatcacatcccggactgaatcaTTCTGGCAGTTGTGGTTTATAACTCTTGTAATGCTGATGGTAATAACTCCTTTTAAGCGGACTGGAGTTTACTATTTGGGCTGTAGACACATAatttagtgttgctttcaacacattgctgtagatttttgtctttcccacctgagtgtttagcatcacctggctggagctgagaaagggcAATCTGGGAGGAGGATCGTACgggggggaacagaacttcagcctggacacagtccctcAGGGCCACGCTGAGATTTGCTTTAACAGTATGTCTGCACTATATACGAGTCCAGTCACTTCTGATAAATGCATCCTATTTTAGCCAGACCCAAATCCTTCTCTATCATAATTCCGAAATATGGACCCACATCTTCCTTTAGTACACCAACATTTTCACATCCACCATCATTTTTAGAAACTAAAGGAAACATTTTATATCTCCCCAGAACTGCACCCTCTACAACCAGCTTCTCCCAGCTCCCCCTTTATCTCGCCTCCAGAGCTTGCAGGTTGGCAAATTCCATCCAGGATTGTGCTGTTTCCCTTCCTCTTTCTGAACCTCGTACGCCTTGATTCTCTATTATCATAGCTCTCTGGAAAACGCTTTTgttctaaatctctctgcctctctctcctcctttcggcCACTCCTTAAACCTTACCGCTTTGAGCAAGCTCTtgttcacctgtcccaatatctcatgtggcaAGGTGTTGCATTTtgatttataatgctcctgtgaagtgccttgcgatgttttatTACGtggaaggtgatatataaatgcaggtttgttTGTTCTTGACGTTCCTGCGCCGTCATAAGACCAaaacaaataggagcaggtgtagaccatttggcccctcgtgtaaAACCATTGTTGTCAGTGGGTTCAGATTGCGGctgtcccttcccttctccctgaactcactctCGTGCCCCAACATGAACCCTGCCTTCCTTCTCCAGCCCTGCAGGCCCACATGGAGCGGCCTCATATTTCCCTCCAGACACAGCCCAGTGCAAAACCATCCAGGGATCTCCGGCTCGATGAATTGTTTTTTAGTTTAGTGCTTCACTCTTAATATGTCCTCTATAAATGTATTTCTCTCCATGTTATTGATCCAGACCATGGATATTGTCTGCTCTCCTTTCCTTCCCAGAGATGGTCTAACCTGTTCAGAATGTTCTTCCCTCTGGGCATCGGGGAGACAACTTGCCATTCGGGATCTGCTCAGGGCTGACTATAGAATCTCCCAGCACTATCGCTCTCCGAATCCTgtgccccacctgcctctcaccccccgccccactCAGGGTGGCCTCCTGCTCCCTGGTGCCACACTGTTACTCAGGAAGACCCTCCTCTGAGTCACTGTCTCTATCCACCTTACACTCCCCAATACCAGGTATCTATTGGACAGTTCCAGTACTCAGTTCCCCCACCTCACTGTCTCTATCCACCTTACACTCCCCAATACCAGGTATCTATTGGACAGTTCCAGTACTCAGTTCCCCCACCTCACTGTCTCTATCCACCTTACACTCCCCAATACCAGGTATCTATTGGACAGTTCCAGTACTCAGTTCCCCCACCTCACTGTCTCTATCCACCTTACACTCCCCAATACCAGGTATCTATTGGACAGTTCCAGTACTCAGTTCCCCCACCTCACTGTCTCTATCCACCTTACACTCCCCAATACCAGGTATCTGTTGGACAGTTCCAGTACTCAGTTCCCCCACCTCACTGTCTCTATCCACCTTACACTCCCCAATACCAGGTATCTATTGGACAGTTCCAGTACTCAGTTCCCCCACCTCACTGTCTCCACCCACCTTACACTCCCCAATACCAGGTATCTGTTGGACAGTTCCAGTACTCGGgctccctccaccagtgactgccgtGCCCCACGAGATGGTCACTCACTCACTTCTCTCTTTCTACTCAGCCCCTGTCCTATCCCCTCTTCCTGTGTGAGCTGCCGGTCCTTGCTCGAGATCTTGAACAGTTGTCAGGACAGAAATTGTATTTTCAGTATTTTGTGAACCTACCTGTGTCCATTGTCATTGAAGATGTTGGATCTTCTCCGCtgtttggaccttcagccatggtGGTGGCAGACGTTCCCAGATTCTGATGCTCTGTAATAAATATAATATTAATCGGAGGGTTTGAGGGAAATATTAAAGCGAGAAGGAGAACGTTGGTTTGTTAAACATGAtacccagtccctcctcccccatcagtacaacagcggttagctctgggatcgagcatttcccgagtgttacaaccaactctccacatcaggtgtgacacagacagcTGCCCAGTGAAATCTAGTGAGTCCCACTGATCTCCACAACGCAGGTCCAGACGGGCTCCCGTCGGCCGAGACTCCGCACTGGGAGTGCCCATTGGTGAGATTTActcacataataagaacataagaattaggaacaggagtaggtcatctagcccctcgagcctgctccaacattcaataagatcatggctgatctggctgtggactcagctccacttacccgcccgctccccgtaacccttaactcccttattggttaaaaatctatctatctgtaacttgaatacattcaatgagctagcctcaactgcttccttgggcagagaattccacagattcacaaccctctgggagaagaaattccttttcaactctgttttaaattggctcccccgtattttgaggctgtgccccctagttctagtctccccgaccagtggaaacaacctctccgcctctatcttctctatccctttcattattttaaatgtttctataagatcacccctcatccttctgaactccaacgagtaaagacccagtccactcaatctatcatcataagataaccccctcatctccggaatcagccgagtgaatcgtctctgtaccccctccaaggccagtatatccttccttaagtaaggtgaccaaaattgcacgcaagtactccaggtgcggccttaccaataccctatacagctgcagcaggacctccctgcttttgtactccatccctctcgcaatgaaggccaacattccattcgccttcctgattacctgctgcacctgcaaactaactttttggaattcacaaggacccccaggtcgctctgcacctcagcatgttgtaatttctccccattcaaataataatccctttcactgttttttttcccccaaggtggatgacctcacacattctgacattgtattccatctgccaaaacttagcccattcacataacctatccaaatccctttgcagcctctccgtgtcctctacagaacctgctttcccactaatctttgtatcatctgcaaattttgctacactacactctgtcccctcttccaggtcatctatgtatattgtaaacagttgtggtcccagcaccgatccctgtggcacaccactaaccaccgatttccaacccgaaaaggacccatttatcccgactctgctttctgttcgccagccaattctctatccatgctaaccctaaccctaaccctaaccctacatttcctc
This is a stretch of genomic DNA from Pristiophorus japonicus isolate sPriJap1 unplaced genomic scaffold, sPriJap1.hap1 HAP1_SCAFFOLD_29, whole genome shotgun sequence. It encodes these proteins:
- the LOC139248233 gene encoding zinc finger protein 664-like; the protein is MEAEGTVHSGEEWYTCSVCGQGFSQSSKLERHKRSHTGEKPCKCADCGKCFNYPCQLETHRRGHTGERPFSCSECGKGFTQSSHLLTHQRVHTGERPFTCSDCGKGFTTSSNLLTHQRGHTGERPFTCSECGKGFITSSHLLQHQLVHTGERPFKCSDCEKSFKSKEHLLIHQRLHTGERPFTCFDCGKRFSRSSHVLRHRRIHK